The sequence TGACGAAAAGGGAAAGGGTCAGCCCCCCATGATGGCCATGTCACGCGAGAGCGTTTCGGATTCGACAACGAAGGGATATATCATCCCTGCCAGACCGCCAGCACCTGAAGCAGTACTTCCATCGAATCTAGGGGTGGCAGTTTGAGACAGAAAGTGGAACAAGAATCGGGGGCGGGTCACTATCACTTCCAGCACAATCAAAATCATTTATATCATATAGGGCTAAATTTATTTTAGTATATGTTTGATTCATTATATCAATATCAAAACATACTCCACCATATGATTGATCAGTATCATCATAACAATAATAATCCCATATTAAAGGAAATATATCATCGCTGTTTGTTGAGTCAGAATCCACAACCTTCAATATAAATTCTGCCAAAGAAGTGCTGTCCCAAGCAGCAACATTATCTGTCACGTACAGATTAAATATCCCATTAAAAACAGGAAATGAAATGCTTATATCAAATTCACCATCTTCTGTTCCATACAAATGAAAATGGCTTGCAACACTTTCCCATGATTGTACTGTATCAGGAGGAATACTAATGAGTTCGTATGAATACAAATTTAAAGGAATAACAAAGAACATAAAAATTGCTATAATAGAGCGCTTTTTCATATCCTTCCCCCTAGATTTAAAATAGCAATCTAATTTATTACTTTATTTATTACTAAATACTCAATCTCCTTTGAATAGAATTTTTATTTTTCCCCAAGAATTATTTTCTGTTGGCACTTCATCATACAACTTCAATGAACCATCTAGTTGATACGCATAATCCATAACTGGTATTGCGAAATCCGAAAACCTCACTTTAGCATAAGTAATATCACCAGTATCAGGGTGTATTAATCTATAAACATATGTCCTACCATTAACCGCGAGTTGATATGAATAGTATAATTCATAATCGGACGGTGCATACATAAGTTCTTCAAATGAACTGTCAGGAACAGCCGCAACCTGTGCATCACGATAAGCAGCTATAACCATATCAGGCCCTATAAAAGTAACAAATAATTGACCAGCTTCTGGAAATGGCAAAGATTGCATAAGATAAAAATCCCAGTAACCATAAGTTAATTCAGCAGTTCCAGCAACAATTTCTGCATGTAGACATGCAGGATAACAAATTACTATGATTCCGATTAAAAATAATTTATACATTAACTTCCCTCAGTTGGTGTAACATTCTTTCTGTAAATTCCCCAAGTTCCGGTAGCCGCGTTGGATTTAGAGCTTGAAAACGGCGGGTCACATCGGTTTTCTTGTTGAAGCGATTAACCTTTAACAAGGAGACGTGACATGACCCACCGAAGAGATAATAAAGCGTTTGATCAGGTTTTGGAAGTATTAATCGAAAACGGACTGGATGGGATGGCATCTGCTCTGGAAGTAGTACTTAACGAGGCGATGAAGCTTGAGAGATCGTCTTTCCTGGGAGCGGGGCCTCATGAGAGGACTTCCGAGCGGCGAGGTTACGGTAACGGGTTCAAGGACAAGACGGTAAGAAGCAGGATAGGTGAGTTGAGTCTGAAGATTCCACAGGTTAGGAACGTGAAAGACTCGGAAGGATTTTATCCAAAATCACTTGAGAAGGGGCTTCGGAGCGAGCGGGCGCTGAAGCTTGCCCTGGCCGAGATGTATGTTCAGGGAGTATCGACCAGGCGAGTGAAGGAAATCACAAAAGAGCTCTGTGGCCTGGAAGTGAGCAGCAGCGATGTATCGAGGGCAACCAAGCTGCTGGACGACGAGCTTCAGTCATGGCGATCCCGATCTATCGGAGAGGTGCCCTATCTGATACTGGATGCCAGGTATGAGAAGATAAGACATGGCGGGAGCGTGATCCCATGCGCTGTTCTGGCAGCGATCGGGGTGCGTTCAGACGGCAAGAGATCTGTTCTTGGAGTGAGCGTCTCTCTGAGCGAAGCGGAAGTTCACTGGCGAGATTTTATCGAGTCTCTGCAGAAGCGGGGCATGCATGGCGTCAGGGCTGTGACAAGTGACGATCACAAGGGCATCAGAGCTGCGCTTCAGGCCCGGCTGACCGGAGTGCTGTGGAACCGGTGCCAGTGTCATCTTCAGCGAAATGCCCAGGCATATGTTCCGAAAAAGGCGATGCAGGGCAGTGTAGCAGCTGCCAT is a genomic window of Candidatus Krumholzibacteriota bacterium containing:
- a CDS encoding IS256 family transposase translates to MTHRRDNKAFDQVLEVLIENGLDGMASALEVVLNEAMKLERSSFLGAGPHERTSERRGYGNGFKDKTVRSRIGELSLKIPQVRNVKDSEGFYPKSLEKGLRSERALKLALAEMYVQGVSTRRVKEITKELCGLEVSSSDVSRATKLLDDELQSWRSRSIGEVPYLILDARYEKIRHGGSVIPCAVLAAIGVRSDGKRSVLGVSVSLSEAEVHWRDFIESLQKRGMHGVRAVTSDDHKGIRAALQARLTGVLWNRCQCHLQRNAQAYVPKKAMQGSVAAAIRSIFNASDRQEAEERLERMLTIYRKKAPALAKWAEENDP